A stretch of Pirellulales bacterium DNA encodes these proteins:
- a CDS encoding BON domain-containing protein, giving the protein MEAVVPPCALVDRVHGLLTQSPHLAPRDLEVVAADGAVRLHGTVKSFFQKQMAQEMLRRVDGVQRIENLLQVNW; this is encoded by the coding sequence ATGGAAGCCGTCGTCCCCCCCTGCGCATTGGTCGATCGTGTTCACGGACTGCTCACCCAGAGCCCCCATCTGGCCCCCCGCGACCTCGAAGTCGTCGCCGCCGACGGGGCCGTGCGGTTGCACGGCACGGTCAAGAGCTTTTTCCAGAAGCAGATGGCCCAGGAGATGCTTCGCCGCGTCGACGGCGTCCAGCGAATTGAGAACCTGCTGCAAGTGAACTGGTAG
- a CDS encoding SMP-30/gluconolactonase/LRE family protein — MFVDLRKLASTAIVGGLLVPAAARADGLDEIGPAGEIVRVATAFGFTEGPAADGRGNVYFTDIPNKRIHVLDPAGKLSLFTDESRSANGLMFTRGGKLVACEADDGAVAEWDVATKTRRVLAAVHDGKRLNAPNDLTLDAHGGLYFTDPHYNAPRPLPQETRGVYYLAADGAVTRVVENLPAPNGIMLSIDGRTLYVAPTESDSIRAYPVESPGRIGAERVHAKLRTKTGEAIAGCDGCTLDERGNLYVTTSLGVQVVSPAGEWLGLIEFPEQPANCTFGGERGDVLYATARTSVYAVPMRVRGSRHADAAK, encoded by the coding sequence ATGTTTGTCGATCTTCGGAAACTCGCCTCGACGGCAATCGTCGGAGGACTGCTCGTGCCCGCCGCTGCTCGCGCCGACGGCTTGGACGAGATTGGTCCCGCGGGGGAGATCGTTCGCGTCGCCACGGCCTTCGGCTTCACCGAAGGCCCCGCCGCCGACGGACGCGGCAACGTCTATTTCACGGATATTCCGAACAAACGGATTCACGTGCTCGACCCCGCGGGAAAACTCAGCTTGTTCACCGACGAGTCCCGCAGCGCCAACGGCCTGATGTTCACGCGGGGGGGCAAGCTCGTCGCTTGCGAGGCCGACGACGGAGCGGTCGCCGAGTGGGACGTGGCGACCAAAACGCGCCGCGTCCTTGCCGCCGTTCATGACGGCAAGCGGCTGAACGCCCCCAATGACTTGACGCTCGACGCGCACGGCGGGCTCTACTTCACCGATCCTCACTACAACGCTCCCCGGCCGCTGCCGCAGGAGACGCGCGGCGTCTACTACTTGGCGGCCGACGGCGCGGTGACGCGCGTCGTCGAGAACCTGCCGGCTCCCAACGGAATCATGTTGTCGATCGACGGACGCACCCTGTACGTCGCCCCCACCGAATCGGATTCGATCCGCGCCTATCCGGTCGAGTCTCCAGGTCGGATCGGCGCCGAGCGGGTGCATGCCAAGCTGAGGACGAAAACCGGCGAGGCGATCGCCGGGTGCGACGGCTGCACGCTCGACGAGCGCGGCAATCTGTACGTCACCACCTCGTTGGGCGTGCAGGTCGTCAGTCCGGCGGGCGAGTGGTTGGGGCTGATCGAATTCCCCGAGCAGCCGGCCAACTGCACCTTCGGGGGCGAACGGGGCGACGTCCTCTACGCCACCGCCCGCACGAGCGTCTACGCCGTGCCGATGCGAGTGCGGGGGAGCCGGCACGCGGACGCCGCCAAATAG
- a CDS encoding sodium:calcium antiporter has protein sequence MIDALTSVLGEEALHDFYQARGAAALAGLLAGLLFLLGKAADKLVGEAVVVSERSGLPKVVIGATIVSLGTTSPEAAVSVLAALQGDPGLALGNAVGSIICDTGLILGIACLVAPPVLPRRIVNRQGWLQFGAALLLVALCWPIGGSPLVDGGRLSQRAGFLLVGLLVGYLWLNVRWARQSDPEEIAAKLEAIEQESGDLASPLPAVVAKLLAAVGMVVLASHLLIPAISVAAERLGVPKAIVAASLVAFGTSLPELVTAITASLRGHGDLAVGNVIGADILNVLFVAGLAAAATPAGLVATPEFFRVLFPAMIGLLVVFRVGVLTSGERLKRGFGLVLLLAYVGAMIASYATIAPGE, from the coding sequence ATGATCGACGCTCTGACTTCCGTGCTTGGCGAGGAAGCCCTTCACGACTTCTATCAGGCGCGAGGCGCGGCGGCGCTGGCGGGTCTGTTGGCGGGACTGCTCTTTCTGCTGGGCAAGGCGGCCGACAAGCTGGTCGGCGAGGCCGTCGTCGTGTCCGAACGCTCCGGGCTGCCCAAGGTGGTCATCGGAGCGACGATCGTCAGTCTCGGCACCACTTCGCCCGAGGCGGCCGTGTCGGTGCTGGCCGCACTGCAGGGGGACCCCGGCTTGGCGCTGGGCAACGCCGTCGGGTCGATCATTTGCGATACGGGGCTGATCCTGGGGATCGCCTGCCTCGTGGCGCCCCCCGTGTTGCCGCGGCGGATCGTGAACCGACAAGGTTGGCTGCAGTTTGGCGCGGCGCTGCTCTTGGTGGCGCTCTGCTGGCCGATCGGCGGCAGCCCGCTGGTCGACGGCGGACGCCTGTCGCAGCGCGCCGGGTTCCTGCTCGTGGGGCTGCTCGTCGGTTACTTGTGGCTCAATGTTCGCTGGGCCCGGCAGAGCGACCCCGAGGAAATCGCGGCCAAACTTGAAGCGATCGAGCAGGAATCGGGCGATCTGGCCTCCCCGCTGCCGGCGGTCGTCGCCAAGTTGCTGGCGGCGGTCGGGATGGTCGTGCTGGCGAGCCACCTGCTGATCCCGGCGATCAGCGTCGCCGCTGAGCGGCTAGGGGTCCCCAAGGCGATCGTTGCGGCGTCGCTCGTGGCGTTCGGCACGTCGCTGCCGGAACTCGTCACCGCAATCACTGCGTCGCTGCGCGGGCACGGCGATCTGGCGGTCGGCAACGTCATCGGCGCCGACATCCTCAACGTGCTGTTCGTCGCGGGGCTGGCAGCGGCCGCGACCCCCGCGGGGCTGGTCGCGACGCCGGAATTCTTCCGCGTGCTGTTCCCCGCGATGATCGGGCTGCTGGTCGTCTTCCGCGTCGGCGTGTTGACGTCCGGAGAACGGCTCAAGCGGGGATTCGGCTTGGTGTTGCTGCTCGCGTACGTCGGGGCGATGATCGCGAGCTACGCGACAATCGCCCCCGGAGAGTAG